One Kitasatospora sp. NBC_01287 DNA window includes the following coding sequences:
- a CDS encoding serine/threonine-protein kinase: protein MGGRVIGNRYRLAEKIGHGGMGQVWAGYDERLDRRVAVKLLRTEALLGGEGTRERTALREDLRRRFLRECRITAGLDHPGLVTVFDAGQDEDELYLVMQRLPGIGLGDLLAEEGPLPIPWAVAVAAQICAALSVVHAVPVVHRDLKPSNVMVRPDGRVVVLDLGIATALDGEHTRLTMTGVPIGSPSYMAPEQALSGAVDARSDLYALGCLLHEMLAGEEPFRAPTALGVLRRQVDDAPVPLRQLRPEVPAELEALVLDLLAKPPAARPADAQTVHQRLRPLLPGAAPGARPPYGPVPDPTGPFRHPHQPLPGPATAPVAAPPPLPLPAPPSAPSVPADLAAACGEVSDLLAAHRYAEVIDLAARLLPRARAAHGDGAPLVRTLRTIYARTLLQEGQYRAALPEYQLLAAAASAEAGPRAEQALEHRRKAAACLEQLGRGAQALAEYQGLLADHTARLASGQDTDPSRCFDLRERIGLLLAGSGDTEGAWDWLLALLFDREPRLGPHHPDVQRLRRHLDQLQHHRRTGSQPPLPQLSPTWPPPPGPAVPQPLDPRTGSWPSHPPHVSGPNPYRA from the coding sequence ATCGGGGGCCGGGTGATCGGGAACCGCTACCGGCTGGCCGAGAAGATCGGGCACGGCGGGATGGGCCAGGTCTGGGCCGGGTACGACGAGCGGCTGGACCGGCGGGTGGCGGTGAAGCTGCTGCGCACCGAGGCGCTGCTCGGCGGCGAGGGGACGCGCGAGCGGACGGCGCTCCGCGAGGACCTGCGGCGGCGGTTCCTGCGCGAGTGCCGGATCACCGCCGGGCTCGACCACCCCGGGCTGGTCACGGTCTTCGACGCGGGGCAGGACGAGGACGAGCTCTACCTGGTGATGCAGCGGCTGCCCGGCATCGGGCTGGGCGACCTGCTCGCCGAGGAGGGCCCGCTGCCGATCCCGTGGGCGGTCGCGGTGGCCGCGCAGATCTGCGCCGCCCTCTCGGTGGTGCACGCCGTCCCGGTGGTGCACCGGGATCTGAAGCCGAGCAATGTGATGGTCCGTCCGGACGGGCGGGTGGTGGTGCTGGACCTGGGCATCGCCACCGCGCTGGACGGCGAGCACACCAGGCTCACCATGACCGGCGTCCCGATCGGCAGCCCCTCGTACATGGCGCCCGAGCAGGCGCTCTCCGGCGCGGTGGACGCGCGCAGTGACCTGTACGCGCTGGGCTGCCTGCTGCACGAGATGCTCGCGGGCGAGGAGCCGTTCCGGGCGCCCACCGCGCTCGGGGTGCTGCGCCGCCAGGTGGACGACGCGCCGGTGCCGCTGCGGCAGCTGCGGCCCGAGGTGCCGGCCGAGTTGGAGGCGCTGGTGCTGGACCTGCTCGCCAAGCCGCCGGCCGCGCGCCCCGCCGACGCGCAGACGGTCCACCAGCGGCTGCGCCCGCTGCTGCCGGGCGCGGCGCCGGGCGCACGACCGCCCTACGGACCGGTGCCGGACCCGACCGGCCCGTTCCGCCACCCGCACCAGCCGCTGCCCGGCCCCGCCACGGCGCCCGTGGCCGCCCCACCCCCGCTGCCGCTGCCGGCCCCGCCCTCGGCGCCGTCGGTCCCCGCCGACCTCGCCGCCGCCTGCGGCGAGGTCTCCGACCTGCTCGCCGCGCACCGCTACGCCGAGGTGATCGACCTGGCCGCCCGACTGCTCCCGCGGGCCCGGGCCGCTCACGGGGACGGCGCGCCGCTGGTCCGCACGCTGCGCACCATCTACGCCCGCACGCTGCTGCAGGAGGGGCAGTACCGGGCGGCGCTGCCGGAGTACCAGCTGCTGGCCGCCGCCGCGTCGGCCGAAGCCGGCCCGCGGGCGGAGCAGGCGCTGGAGCACCGGCGCAAGGCGGCCGCCTGCCTGGAGCAGCTGGGCCGGGGGGCACAGGCCCTGGCGGAGTACCAGGGGCTGCTCGCGGACCACACGGCCCGGCTGGCCTCGGGGCAGGACACCGACCCGTCGCGCTGCTTCGACCTGCGGGAGCGGATCGGCCTGCTGCTCGCGGGGTCGGGGGACACCGAGGGCGCCTGGGACTGGCTGCTCGCGCTGCTCTTCGACCGCGAGCCGCGGCTCGGCCCGCACCATCCGGACGTGCAGCGGCTGCGCCGGCACCTGGACCAGCTCCAGCACCACCGCCGCACCGGGTCCCAGCCGCCGCTGCCCCAACTGTCGCCGACGTGGCCGCCGCCCCCGGGCCCCGCCGTGCCGCAGCCGCTCGACCCGCGCACCGGCAGCTGGCCGAGCCACCCGCCGCACGTCTCCGGCCCCAACCCGTACCGCGCCTGA
- a CDS encoding N-6 DNA methylase, whose translation MPPSPEVTAVEIARLAGVGRAAVSNWRKRHADFPQPVGGSEASPAFALAQVEEWLRRQGKIAELPPLERCRRQLDALRDPAGHPGAPLLLAGAFLLLLHRAPERWTEPAGRPDTRLALALPRAVTEVLHAALGTALDEALGAGAGGGAGSAAGSGAGSGADPGAPGLPTLYGSTQLDLCRMLARLAEEQPPAAVYEALLAGTRQPNQLPPEAAALLLALAGEPASVLDPSCGLGPVLLAAPAGASRHGQDRDPVTAAAALLRLALHTPADTPGPLPLGVRAGDALRADGYPQLLADAVLCRPPFNERDWGHEELRYDPRWLFDQAPPRAEPELAWLLHCLAHTRPGGLTALLLPPTVASRRSGRRLRAELLRTGALRAVAALPAGAAPPYGVPLQLWLLRRPDPQEAAPARRLLLLDATATQPEQFDWPTLHRTVLEGWQAFDGGSVADRPGVYRVLDSIELLDDDTDLAPARHLPPPAPADGAAALGRLRGRLGELLGSLAELDRALPAVTEAGAAPAAPLTTVGELARQGALEVFSSGTGPATRALPDDPAAPPVLTDQDLLAGRPPSLALAAGEALRARPGDVLVPALAGGAALVVHPGDPADGAALGPRLHLLRPDPAALDPEFLAGRLRSTAAARTAGSHASTTSRLDVRRVQLPRLPLARQRELGEAFRQVAAFETGVRQAAELARRLAQGLTDGLAEGELGVE comes from the coding sequence ATGCCGCCGAGCCCCGAGGTGACCGCCGTCGAGATCGCCCGACTGGCCGGGGTCGGCCGGGCGGCGGTGAGCAACTGGCGCAAGCGGCACGCCGACTTCCCGCAGCCCGTCGGCGGCAGCGAGGCCAGCCCCGCCTTCGCGCTCGCCCAGGTCGAGGAGTGGCTGCGCCGCCAGGGCAAGATCGCCGAACTGCCGCCGCTGGAGCGCTGCCGGCGCCAGCTGGACGCGCTGCGCGACCCGGCCGGGCACCCGGGCGCCCCGCTGCTGCTCGCCGGCGCCTTCCTGCTGCTGCTGCACCGCGCCCCGGAGCGCTGGACGGAGCCGGCCGGCCGGCCGGACACCCGGCTCGCCCTCGCGCTGCCGCGCGCGGTGACCGAGGTGCTCCACGCGGCGCTCGGCACCGCGCTCGACGAGGCCCTCGGCGCCGGTGCGGGCGGCGGCGCGGGCAGTGCTGCCGGCAGTGGTGCCGGCAGCGGTGCGGACCCGGGCGCGCCGGGGCTGCCCACCCTCTACGGCAGCACCCAGCTCGACCTCTGCCGGATGCTCGCCCGGCTCGCCGAGGAGCAGCCACCCGCCGCCGTGTACGAGGCCCTGCTGGCGGGCACCCGGCAGCCCAACCAGCTGCCGCCCGAGGCCGCCGCCCTGCTGCTCGCGCTCGCGGGGGAGCCCGCCAGCGTGCTCGACCCCAGCTGCGGGCTCGGCCCGGTGCTGCTGGCCGCGCCCGCCGGAGCCAGCCGCCACGGCCAGGACCGCGACCCGGTGACCGCCGCCGCCGCCCTGCTCCGGCTCGCCCTGCACACCCCCGCCGACACGCCGGGGCCGCTGCCGCTGGGGGTGCGCGCCGGTGACGCGCTGCGCGCCGACGGGTACCCGCAGCTGCTCGCCGACGCCGTGCTCTGCCGCCCGCCCTTCAACGAACGGGACTGGGGCCACGAGGAGTTGCGCTACGACCCGCGCTGGCTCTTCGACCAGGCCCCGCCGCGCGCCGAACCCGAACTCGCCTGGCTGCTGCACTGCCTGGCGCACACCCGCCCGGGTGGTCTGACCGCGCTGCTGCTGCCCCCCACCGTCGCCTCCCGCCGCTCCGGGCGCCGGCTGCGCGCCGAACTGCTGCGCACCGGCGCGCTGCGCGCGGTGGCCGCGCTGCCGGCCGGCGCCGCGCCGCCGTACGGCGTCCCGCTCCAGCTCTGGCTGCTGCGCCGCCCCGACCCGCAGGAGGCCGCGCCCGCCCGCCGGTTGCTGCTGCTGGACGCGACCGCCACGCAGCCCGAGCAGTTCGACTGGCCGACCCTGCACCGCACCGTGCTGGAGGGGTGGCAGGCCTTCGACGGCGGCTCGGTGGCCGACCGCCCGGGGGTGTACCGGGTGCTCGACTCGATCGAGCTGCTGGACGACGACACCGACCTCGCCCCGGCCCGCCACCTGCCGCCGCCCGCCCCCGCGGACGGCGCGGCCGCGCTGGGTCGGCTGCGCGGCCGGCTCGGTGAGCTGCTCGGCTCGCTGGCCGAGCTCGACCGGGCGCTGCCCGCCGTGACCGAGGCCGGAGCCGCCCCCGCCGCGCCGCTGACCACGGTCGGCGAGCTGGCCCGGCAGGGTGCGCTGGAGGTCTTCTCCTCCGGCACCGGGCCCGCCACCCGGGCGCTTCCTGACGACCCGGCGGCCCCGCCCGTCCTCACCGACCAGGACCTCCTCGCCGGCCGCCCGCCGAGCCTGGCGCTGGCCGCCGGCGAGGCGCTCCGCGCCCGTCCGGGCGACGTCCTGGTCCCGGCCCTGGCCGGCGGCGCCGCCCTGGTGGTCCACCCCGGCGACCCGGCCGACGGCGCGGCCCTGGGCCCCCGGCTGCACCTGCTGCGCCCCGACCCCGCCGCGCTCGACCCGGAGTTCCTGGCCGGCCGGCTGCGCTCCACCGCCGCCGCGCGGACCGCGGGCAGCCACGCCTCCACCACCTCCCGCCTCGACGTCCGCCGGGTCCAGCTGCCCCGGCTGCCGCTGGCCCGCCAGCGCGAACTGGGCGAGGCCTTCCGCCAGGTGGCCGCCTTCGAAACCGGCGTCCGCCAGGCGGCCGAGCTGGCCCGCCGGCTGGCCCAGGGCCTGACGGACGGTCTGGCGGAGGGGGAGCTGGGGGTGGAGTGA